Proteins encoded within one genomic window of Haematospirillum jordaniae:
- a CDS encoding L-serine ammonia-lyase, protein MNEKMAAESPTNLSVCDLYTIGVGPSSSHTVGPMRAGYRFVQSLIQQDILDAVASVTAELYGSLALTGKGHATDTAVLVGLSGEQPETVDPDAIPTIVAGIEHEGTLRLGGKRTIPFAVSKDLVWRFDDVLPGHPNGLRFTARNAGGEVVCTRDYYSVGGGFVVTEGESEAALTLGRNVFQPYPYNSAAELVAICNRDNLSVAQVMMANEQVWRPESETHAFLDRVRDSMMQCIDRGISQTGVLPGGLKVRRRANDLFRELTGRPEAAMKDPLTVLDWVNLYALAVNEENAAGSRVVTAPTNGASGVIPAVLAYYERFCPGATRDGSRTFLMTAAAIGALYKTRASISAAEVGCQGEVGVACSMAAGALTAVLGGTPDQVENAAEIGMEHNLGLTCDPVGGLVQVPCIERNTMGAVKAINAARLALRGDGQHLVSLDKVIETMRQTGLDMQSKYKETSQGGLAVNVVAC, encoded by the coding sequence ATGAATGAAAAGATGGCTGCGGAATCGCCAACAAATCTGAGTGTGTGTGATCTTTATACCATTGGTGTTGGTCCCTCCAGCTCGCATACGGTTGGGCCAATGCGGGCAGGATACCGTTTTGTGCAGTCTCTGATACAGCAAGATATTCTGGACGCTGTTGCATCGGTAACGGCCGAGCTTTACGGGTCATTGGCCCTGACCGGCAAGGGGCATGCAACCGATACAGCGGTTTTGGTCGGGTTATCGGGGGAACAGCCTGAAACTGTTGATCCCGATGCGATCCCGACGATTGTTGCCGGTATTGAGCATGAAGGAACGCTCCGTTTGGGAGGAAAGCGGACGATTCCTTTTGCAGTATCCAAAGACCTTGTCTGGCGGTTTGATGATGTCCTCCCGGGTCATCCCAATGGGCTGCGCTTTACAGCCCGCAATGCTGGCGGCGAGGTCGTGTGCACGCGCGACTATTATTCGGTCGGAGGCGGCTTTGTTGTGACTGAGGGGGAGAGTGAGGCTGCCCTGACCCTGGGGCGCAATGTCTTTCAGCCTTATCCCTATAACTCGGCTGCAGAGCTGGTTGCGATCTGTAACAGGGACAATCTTTCAGTTGCCCAGGTCATGATGGCCAACGAGCAGGTGTGGCGCCCCGAAAGTGAGACCCATGCTTTTCTGGATCGTGTCCGTGATTCCATGATGCAGTGCATTGACCGGGGGATTTCACAGACAGGTGTTTTACCGGGGGGGCTAAAGGTCCGTCGCCGTGCCAATGATTTGTTTCGTGAGCTGACCGGAAGGCCCGAGGCTGCGATGAAGGACCCTCTGACGGTCCTGGACTGGGTCAATCTCTATGCTTTGGCCGTCAATGAGGAAAACGCAGCCGGCAGCCGGGTTGTCACGGCACCAACCAATGGTGCTTCAGGGGTGATACCGGCTGTGCTGGCATACTATGAACGGTTCTGCCCGGGGGCAACGCGGGATGGCAGCCGGACATTCCTGATGACAGCGGCTGCGATTGGCGCCTTGTACAAGACGCGTGCCTCGATTTCTGCGGCCGAGGTTGGCTGTCAGGGAGAGGTCGGCGTCGCCTGCTCGATGGCAGCAGGGGCGTTAACGGCTGTTCTGGGCGGTACGCCGGATCAGGTTGAGAACGCAGCCGAGATTGGCATGGAGCACAATCTCGGCCTGACATGTGATCCTGTGGGGGGCTTGGTGCAGGTTCCCTGTATCGAGCGCAACACGATGGGGGCTGTTAAGGCAATCAACGCTGCGCGTCTGGCATTGCGCGGCGATGGCCAGCACTTGGTGTCATTGGACAAGGTCATCGAGACCATGCGCCAGACCGGCCTTGATATGCAGAGCAAGTATAAGGAAACCTCGCAGGGTGGGTTGGCTGTCAATGTGGTTGCGTGTTAG
- the rpmB gene encoding 50S ribosomal protein L28 → MARRCIVTGKGVQTGNNVSHANNKTRRRWLPNLQETALVSEALGESVAIRVSVHGLRTIEHRGGIDAYLLGMANTKLPTDLRRLKKRIQAVKAA, encoded by the coding sequence ATGGCTCGTCGTTGCATTGTTACCGGCAAAGGCGTTCAGACCGGCAACAACGTCAGCCACGCCAACAACAAGACCCGTCGTCGCTGGCTGCCAAACCTCCAGGAAACAGCCCTGGTGTCCGAGGCACTGGGCGAGTCGGTTGCGATCCGCGTCTCTGTCCATGGACTTCGGACAATCGAGCATCGCGGCGGCATTGATGCTTATCTGCTTGGCATGGCCAACACCAAACTTCCGACTGACCTGCGTCGTTTGAAGAAGCGTATTCAGGCTGTCAAAGCCGCCTGA
- a CDS encoding DUF4743 domain-containing protein, whose protein sequence is MTFQDHIKRCNAWTPHLYRPLSVAGHPVGMVRHDHAEALSAFPDIFTVTSDTVRIAATHKTPAQRTQAAAQVLDTLTAQGKAPRSRHELYAVRTAFHNPDLMQIDRGYVAMLGLLAWGIHVNGYVRQPDGRIMIWTGIRSASKTLDPGKLDSMIAGGQPASLSLLENLRKEAAEEAGMSADIAAAARPVGTVSYMMDNAWGIRRDTLFCFDLELPASFVPRNTDGEVERFELIPAEELIEQVRRSQDAKFNVALVILDFALRHGLLDPEKEPDYESLVRGLRAPLSAP, encoded by the coding sequence ATGACTTTCCAGGACCACATCAAACGTTGTAACGCCTGGACGCCTCATCTCTATCGTCCCCTCAGCGTTGCCGGACACCCGGTTGGCATGGTGAGGCATGACCACGCAGAGGCTTTGTCCGCTTTTCCGGATATCTTCACCGTTACATCTGACACGGTCAGAATCGCCGCCACGCACAAGACACCGGCACAACGAACACAAGCTGCTGCGCAGGTTTTAGACACATTGACAGCACAGGGAAAAGCCCCCCGGAGCCGCCACGAACTGTATGCCGTCCGCACAGCATTCCATAATCCGGACCTGATGCAAATCGACAGGGGATATGTTGCTATGCTGGGGCTTCTGGCATGGGGTATCCACGTCAATGGGTATGTCCGCCAACCCGATGGTCGTATCATGATCTGGACTGGCATTCGCTCTGCCAGCAAGACACTGGACCCGGGTAAACTCGACAGCATGATTGCCGGCGGACAACCAGCCAGCCTGAGCCTATTGGAAAACCTGCGCAAGGAAGCGGCCGAGGAAGCCGGCATGTCCGCAGATATTGCAGCTGCAGCCCGACCAGTTGGTACCGTGTCGTATATGATGGACAATGCATGGGGCATTCGCCGCGATACCCTGTTCTGTTTCGATCTGGAACTCCCCGCATCATTTGTGCCGCGCAACACAGATGGCGAGGTCGAGCGATTCGAGCTGATTCCCGCAGAGGAATTGATCGAGCAGGTACGCCGCAGTCAGGATGCCAAATTCAATGTCGCCTTGGTCATTCTTGATTTTGCCCTGCGTCATGGGCTTCTAGATCCCGAGAAAGAACCAGATTACGAAAGCCTGGTCAGAGGATTGCGTGCACCCCTGAGTGCCCCGTAA
- the apbC gene encoding iron-sulfur cluster carrier protein ApbC — MLAPDKNHITDALRTVSHPEAGDPVSAGWVESITITNQNVVVTLVVPPGMGSSLEPLRQTAETVIAGLPGVEAATVVLTAHTNPEKKSRPKVQGYIPMPGIKKIVAVASGKGGVGKSTTAVNLALALRQLGLSVALFDADIYGPSIPCLTGLRGQRLNSDDKGLIPAESMGLKIMSIGFMVEEDSPLVWRGPMVMGALEQMLRDTQWNDIDIMVIDMPPGTGGTQLTISQKLELSGAVIVSTPQDLALLDARKGLGMFNKVEVPILGIVENMSYHICTQCGHREDVFDHGGARQTAKEMGVDFLGEVPLAATIRQDADSGRPSVVSSPNGPHARAYMDIASKVATKLGLITDTGHGQPRQETHDKKGWRHFLRYLTS; from the coding sequence ATGCTGGCCCCCGACAAGAACCATATCACCGATGCACTGCGCACGGTTTCCCACCCCGAAGCCGGGGATCCCGTCTCGGCAGGATGGGTTGAAAGCATCACTATCACCAATCAGAATGTCGTGGTCACATTGGTTGTTCCACCTGGAATGGGCTCATCACTGGAACCCTTACGGCAGACAGCGGAAACGGTCATCGCCGGCCTGCCCGGCGTTGAAGCAGCCACTGTCGTACTGACCGCCCATACCAACCCGGAAAAGAAAAGCAGACCGAAAGTGCAGGGCTATATTCCTATGCCGGGAATAAAGAAAATTGTCGCGGTTGCATCGGGAAAGGGTGGTGTTGGCAAATCGACAACAGCCGTGAACCTTGCCTTGGCGCTGAGGCAGCTGGGACTTTCTGTCGCCCTGTTTGACGCTGACATCTATGGCCCAAGCATCCCCTGCCTGACCGGTTTGCGAGGACAACGCCTGAACAGTGATGACAAGGGCCTGATCCCCGCAGAAAGCATGGGCCTGAAAATCATGTCGATTGGCTTCATGGTGGAAGAAGATAGCCCCCTCGTCTGGCGTGGCCCCATGGTTATGGGAGCCTTGGAGCAGATGCTGCGTGATACCCAATGGAATGATATTGATATCATGGTGATCGACATGCCACCGGGCACGGGGGGTACGCAGCTCACTATCAGCCAGAAGCTCGAACTGTCAGGTGCTGTGATCGTCTCCACCCCTCAGGATCTTGCCCTGCTTGATGCCCGCAAGGGGCTGGGTATGTTCAACAAGGTCGAGGTCCCCATTCTCGGTATTGTCGAAAACATGAGCTATCACATCTGTACGCAATGCGGACATCGCGAAGACGTGTTTGACCACGGCGGGGCACGACAAACAGCAAAAGAGATGGGTGTGGATTTTCTGGGCGAAGTTCCCTTGGCTGCCACCATTCGCCAAGATGCAGACAGTGGCAGACCAAGCGTTGTATCGTCACCCAATGGACCTCATGCCCGTGCATATATGGACATCGCGTCCAAAGTCGCTACAAAACTGGGCCTGATCACAGACACAGGCCATGGGCAACCAAGACAGGAAACGCATGATAAAAAAGGATGGCGGCATTTCCTGCGGTACCTGACATCCTGA
- a CDS encoding protein phosphatase CheZ, protein MNGRAERMGKGPVTEADLLKRELRGLFEHIKRMRLEIASIRRPGSTDEDDHFAKMSDELDAIVNATETATDSIMSGVEELDDLLTGLRKRVAGDSEAVEILDRVPALTANIFEACSFQDITGQRISKVVRSLQFIEERVNALINMWGSDSLADADVDDKPIDFEKSLLNGPQLQGKGVSQKDVDAMLGGGAAQAPKPPAAPPQPPAKAEPAPPAAKAPPKPPAAPPKPSSSGDDGAGNGMGQGDIDNLFG, encoded by the coding sequence ATGAACGGACGGGCAGAGCGGATGGGCAAAGGTCCTGTAACCGAGGCCGATCTCCTGAAGCGGGAGTTGCGAGGCCTTTTCGAACACATAAAGCGTATGCGCCTTGAAATCGCGTCGATTCGTCGTCCTGGGTCCACGGACGAGGATGACCACTTCGCCAAGATGTCTGACGAACTTGATGCTATTGTTAATGCGACAGAAACAGCCACAGACAGTATCATGAGTGGTGTCGAGGAGCTTGACGATCTGTTGACTGGTCTCAGAAAGCGCGTTGCAGGCGACAGCGAAGCCGTTGAAATTCTTGACCGTGTGCCAGCCCTGACCGCCAATATCTTTGAAGCCTGTTCTTTTCAGGATATTACGGGACAACGAATCAGCAAGGTTGTCCGCTCGCTTCAGTTTATAGAGGAGCGGGTTAATGCCCTGATCAATATGTGGGGTTCCGATTCGCTGGCTGATGCTGATGTCGATGACAAGCCCATTGATTTTGAGAAATCACTGCTCAATGGTCCCCAATTGCAGGGCAAAGGGGTCAGCCAGAAAGATGTCGATGCCATGTTGGGTGGGGGCGCTGCGCAGGCACCAAAACCCCCTGCGGCTCCTCCGCAACCCCCTGCAAAAGCAGAGCCTGCACCTCCTGCGGCAAAGGCACCTCCCAAGCCCCCGGCTGCACCTCCGAAACCATCATCGTCTGGCGATGATGGTGCGGGGAATGGAATGGGGCAGGGAGATATAGATAATTTGTTCGGCTGA
- the hflC gene encoding protease modulator HflC, whose product MNNGKLVLGGVAAFVLLLLVSGALFTVRQTQQAIVLQFGNPVRVIQEPGLHAKIPFAQNVILYENRVLELDPPTQELPLIDQKRIIVDTYARYRIVNPLEFYKTVRTESGLRDRLGGILNAAVRDELGESDLADLLTQKRGDVMRRITRAVQVRAPEFGIEIVDVRIGRTDLPQQTSQSVFNRMRSDRVAQAAQLRAEGEELKAKIQAEADRERTVLLAEARRVSEVLRGEGDGERNRILGDAYGRDPEFFRFYRSMEAYRNALGNGGTAMVLSPDSEFLKYFDRSAPAGSSVR is encoded by the coding sequence ATGAACAACGGAAAACTTGTGCTTGGTGGTGTGGCAGCATTTGTGTTGCTGCTGCTGGTTTCCGGGGCTTTGTTTACTGTGCGTCAGACCCAGCAGGCTATTGTGCTGCAGTTCGGCAATCCGGTCCGGGTTATTCAGGAACCTGGTCTGCATGCCAAGATTCCGTTTGCCCAGAATGTGATCCTTTATGAGAACAGGGTGCTGGAACTTGACCCACCGACCCAGGAACTGCCCCTGATCGACCAGAAGCGGATTATCGTTGATACCTATGCCCGCTACCGTATCGTCAACCCACTGGAGTTCTATAAGACAGTGCGGACCGAGAGTGGTTTGCGTGATCGTCTGGGCGGGATTCTGAATGCAGCTGTGCGTGATGAGCTTGGCGAGTCTGATCTTGCCGATCTTTTGACACAAAAGCGTGGTGACGTGATGCGGCGGATCACCCGTGCGGTGCAGGTTCGTGCCCCGGAATTTGGTATCGAGATTGTGGACGTCCGCATTGGTCGTACGGATTTGCCCCAGCAGACATCCCAGTCTGTTTTTAACCGGATGCGATCCGACCGTGTAGCCCAAGCTGCTCAGTTACGGGCTGAGGGGGAGGAGTTGAAGGCCAAGATCCAGGCTGAGGCCGACCGCGAACGGACAGTTCTTCTGGCAGAAGCCCGCCGCGTTTCGGAGGTTCTGCGTGGTGAGGGCGATGGAGAGCGGAATCGTATTTTGGGTGATGCCTATGGCCGTGATCCCGAGTTTTTCCGGTTCTACCGGTCCATGGAGGCGTATCGCAATGCTCTTGGCAATGGTGGGACTGCGATGGTCCTGAGTCCTGATTCCGAGTTCCTGAAGTACTTTGATCGGTCTGCCCCGGCGGGTAGTTCTGTCCGTTAG
- a CDS encoding DegQ family serine endoprotease translates to MTFGPSLKARQLVPMWFRCTRVLSFLVLSAAFLALPSGFTGLASARSATTSVADLAERLLPAVVNISTSQTLSAERMPDLPQFPPGSPFEDFFKEFFERGAPGNPHGGRRATSLGSGFIIDPDGYIVTNNHVIQDADEITIILSDETALKAKLVGRDSKVDIALLKVDAKRKLPHVEFGDSDKARVGEEVIAIGNPLGLGGSVTTGIISAKTRDINFGPYDSFIQTDAAINKGNSGGPLFNMDGQVIGVNTSIYSPSGGNIGIAFAAPSNLLRQVLDDIRKYGRTRRGWLGVRIQSVTDEIAESIGLKKAYGALVASAEAGSPAESAGIQSGDVIIEWNGKEVKEMRRLPVMVAETEINQSVPVVVWRNGERVKIKVKVGELKDDEPLPVAGAEEGVGAADQGAIVQSLGFSLLPLGQAEKKRYNIPDDAKGMIVADVLPSGAAAEKGIRPGDVLVEVNQSAVASVAEVEEQVKKVREKARKSVLLLFQNASGMRFVALPITG, encoded by the coding sequence GTGACTTTTGGGCCTTCCCTTAAAGCAAGGCAGCTGGTTCCCATGTGGTTCCGGTGCACACGCGTTCTGTCTTTTCTGGTCTTGTCTGCCGCTTTTCTTGCATTGCCGTCCGGTTTTACTGGCTTGGCCTCGGCACGGAGTGCAACGACCAGCGTGGCTGACCTTGCCGAGCGGTTGTTGCCGGCGGTTGTCAATATTTCAACATCGCAGACCCTTTCAGCAGAGCGTATGCCAGATCTGCCGCAGTTCCCACCAGGCTCTCCGTTCGAGGATTTCTTCAAGGAATTTTTTGAACGTGGTGCGCCCGGGAATCCTCATGGTGGGCGCAGGGCGACATCACTTGGTTCCGGGTTCATCATTGATCCTGATGGCTATATCGTGACGAACAACCACGTTATTCAGGATGCTGACGAAATAACCATTATTCTGTCTGACGAGACGGCTTTGAAGGCAAAGCTGGTTGGTCGCGACAGTAAGGTTGATATTGCGTTGCTGAAGGTTGATGCCAAGCGCAAATTGCCCCACGTTGAATTTGGTGATTCCGACAAGGCCAGAGTTGGGGAAGAGGTTATTGCCATCGGTAATCCCCTTGGCTTGGGTGGCTCTGTTACAACCGGTATTATTTCGGCCAAGACGCGGGATATCAACTTCGGACCCTATGACAGCTTCATACAAACAGATGCAGCCATCAACAAGGGCAATTCCGGGGGGCCCCTGTTCAACATGGATGGCCAAGTAATTGGGGTCAATACCTCCATCTATTCACCTTCAGGGGGGAATATTGGTATTGCCTTTGCGGCCCCGTCCAATTTATTGCGTCAGGTTCTGGATGATATTCGCAAGTATGGTCGTACCCGGCGCGGATGGTTGGGTGTCCGTATACAGAGTGTTACAGACGAAATTGCCGAGAGTATCGGGTTGAAGAAAGCGTACGGTGCCCTTGTCGCTTCGGCCGAGGCGGGGAGCCCTGCCGAAAGTGCAGGTATCCAGTCCGGCGACGTTATTATCGAGTGGAACGGCAAGGAAGTGAAAGAGATGCGTCGCTTGCCGGTGATGGTTGCAGAAACGGAGATCAACCAGAGTGTCCCCGTTGTCGTCTGGCGTAATGGCGAGCGGGTGAAGATCAAGGTCAAGGTTGGCGAACTGAAGGATGATGAGCCATTGCCTGTGGCAGGGGCAGAAGAGGGAGTCGGTGCCGCTGATCAGGGGGCCATTGTTCAAAGTCTCGGGTTCTCGTTGTTGCCCTTGGGGCAGGCAGAAAAGAAACGCTATAACATTCCTGATGATGCCAAGGGGATGATCGTTGCTGATGTCTTGCCTTCCGGTGCTGCAGCAGAGAAGGGGATTCGCCCCGGTGATGTCCTTGTCGAAGTCAACCAGAGTGCGGTTGCCTCTGTTGCCGAGGTAGAGGAGCAGGTCAAGAAGGTACGCGAGAAGGCAAGGAAGTCTGTTCTTCTTTTGTTCCAAAACGCATCAGGCATGCGTTTTGTTGCCTTGCCAATAACCGGTTAA
- the hflK gene encoding FtsH protease activity modulator HflK: MASNNQGGPWGGSGPGGGNGGNNPWGRRGPRGGNQPPDIDDLLRQGQDHLRRMLPGGFGSGRGTVLVVLAVLAAWMLTGLYRVNPDEQGVELLFGRYVKTTGPGLNYWFPAPLGEVVTPRVTETRQISIGSRESARSILAPRDTARGELAAATSQMLTGDQNIIDLDFIVQWRIREAGEFLFNIRDPEQTVRAAAESAMREVVGQTPLETAMTTGRAEIQSRSRELLQSILDSYHAGITILDVKLQKADPPQDVIDAFNDVQRARQDKERLQNEAQAYKNDIIPRAKGEAERMQQEASAYRDRVVKDAEGESARFLSVYETYRNARTVTTERLYLEAMQDVLKNSDKILLGHGNAAGSGVVPYLPLPELKRTERAAGQEKAR, from the coding sequence ATGGCCTCTAACAATCAGGGCGGCCCATGGGGCGGAAGTGGCCCCGGTGGTGGTAACGGGGGAAACAATCCCTGGGGGCGGCGTGGGCCCCGTGGTGGGAATCAGCCACCGGACATTGATGACTTGCTTCGTCAGGGCCAAGATCACCTGCGTCGTATGCTTCCCGGGGGTTTTGGTTCAGGACGCGGGACCGTTCTTGTCGTTCTTGCCGTTCTTGCGGCGTGGATGCTGACCGGTTTGTATCGGGTCAATCCTGATGAGCAGGGTGTGGAGTTGTTGTTCGGGCGTTATGTCAAGACAACGGGGCCCGGCCTGAACTACTGGTTCCCGGCTCCGCTGGGTGAGGTTGTTACCCCGCGTGTCACAGAGACCCGCCAGATCAGCATTGGCTCCCGCGAGAGCGCACGGTCTATTCTGGCACCCCGTGATACAGCGCGCGGAGAGTTGGCTGCTGCAACCAGCCAGATGTTGACCGGCGACCAGAACATCATCGATCTGGACTTTATTGTTCAGTGGCGTATTCGTGAAGCGGGCGAGTTTCTGTTCAACATCCGCGATCCCGAGCAGACTGTGCGGGCTGCGGCTGAGAGCGCCATGCGTGAGGTCGTGGGACAGACCCCGCTGGAGACAGCCATGACAACCGGACGCGCCGAGATACAGAGCCGTTCGCGTGAGCTGTTGCAGAGTATTCTTGACAGCTATCATGCTGGCATCACGATTCTGGATGTGAAGCTCCAGAAGGCAGATCCGCCGCAGGATGTGATTGATGCCTTTAACGATGTCCAGCGTGCGCGCCAGGACAAGGAGCGTCTGCAGAACGAAGCTCAAGCCTACAAGAACGATATTATCCCGCGTGCCAAGGGGGAGGCGGAGCGTATGCAGCAGGAGGCTTCTGCCTACAGGGATCGTGTTGTCAAGGATGCCGAAGGTGAGTCTGCACGGTTCCTTTCCGTTTATGAAACGTACCGCAATGCCCGTACGGTCACGACGGAGCGTTTGTATCTGGAAGCCATGCAGGATGTCCTGAAAAACTCTGACAAGATTCTGCTGGGCCATGGAAATGCTGCCGGGTCTGGTGTTGTGCCCTATTTGCCATTGCCGGAGCTGAAGCGTACCGAGCGCGCAGCCGGACAGGAGAAAGCCCGATGA
- a CDS encoding acetyl-CoA carboxylase carboxyltransferase subunit alpha gives MNFLDFEKPVAELEGKIEDLRHMGDGEGLNIAEEVARLQNKVEKRLRETYARLTPWQKTQVARHPERPHFVDYLRALIEDFQPLAGDRQFGEDEAIIGGIGRFRGRSVMVMGQEKGHDGETRMRHNFGMARPEGYRKARRLMQMADRFGLPVLTLVDTAGAFPGLDAEERGQAEAIARSVETCLDIRVPLISVVIGEGGSGGAIALAAANTILMLEHSIYSVISPEGCAGILWRSGDQAQAAAESMRLTAQDLHRMGLVDEIIPEPLGGAHRMPRSAIEAVGEAIERHLTGLITMEPGVLRQKRRDKFIQMGRQGLD, from the coding sequence ATGAACTTTCTGGATTTCGAAAAACCAGTCGCTGAACTGGAAGGTAAAATAGAGGATCTTCGTCACATGGGTGACGGAGAAGGTCTCAATATCGCCGAAGAGGTCGCCCGCCTGCAAAACAAGGTCGAGAAACGGCTGCGTGAGACGTACGCACGCCTGACCCCATGGCAGAAGACACAGGTTGCCCGTCATCCTGAGCGGCCCCATTTTGTGGACTATCTCCGTGCACTTATCGAAGATTTCCAGCCCTTGGCCGGGGATCGCCAATTTGGAGAGGACGAAGCCATCATTGGCGGCATCGGACGGTTCCGCGGGCGCTCTGTCATGGTCATGGGCCAAGAAAAAGGGCACGATGGCGAAACACGGATGCGCCACAACTTTGGTATGGCCCGACCGGAAGGATACCGGAAAGCCCGGCGTCTGATGCAGATGGCCGATCGCTTTGGCCTTCCGGTCCTGACGCTGGTCGATACCGCAGGCGCTTTCCCCGGCCTAGATGCCGAGGAAAGAGGACAGGCTGAAGCCATTGCCCGCTCCGTGGAAACATGCTTGGATATCCGGGTTCCCCTGATTTCCGTCGTGATAGGGGAAGGGGGATCCGGCGGCGCAATCGCCTTGGCGGCGGCGAACACGATCCTCATGCTGGAGCATTCCATCTACTCTGTTATCTCACCAGAAGGATGCGCCGGAATTCTGTGGCGATCAGGCGATCAGGCACAGGCCGCTGCTGAATCCATGCGCCTGACGGCTCAAGACCTTCACCGGATGGGTCTTGTCGATGAAATTATCCCCGAACCCTTGGGCGGGGCGCACCGTATGCCACGCTCGGCTATCGAGGCTGTCGGAGAGGCTATAGAACGCCACCTCACAGGACTGATCACCATGGAACCGGGGGTTCTGCGTCAAAAGCGTCGCGACAAATTTATCCAGATGGGACGCCAAGGGCTGGATTGA
- the arcD gene encoding arginine-ornithine antiporter, translating into MTKQAGVLNPGDLEMVVQETAPSRGGLRLGALTALVVGSMIGGGIFALPQNTASSAAPGAMLIGWTISALGMLALAWVFRLLADRRADLDGGIYAYAKAGFGNYVGFLSAWGYWISAWIGTTSYLVLLLSTLGYFLPVFGDGNTLWAVIAASALLWTVHAMVLRGITGAVLANQVATVAKVIPLILFVIISATAFQMDIFTADIWGAGSTDLGSVMDQVRNMMLITVWVFIGIEGAGVYSARARRRSDVGKATVLGFLGVMVLLVSVNVLSMGIMSRAELAGLKDPSMAYVLESVVGPWGAVLVSAGLVISLLGGLLAWMLLCTEILFSASKGMSMPAFLRQENANRVPAKALFLSNAMIQIFLVLTLFNESTYLALASLGTSMILVPYLLSAVFALRCGMRGELYGHGIAGRRRAMCVTGLAALYSLWLLYAAGVDYLLLSALLYTPGIVLYVQARRELCEPVFRRREGVLFSLLLAGAVVAGWMLYAGYLSL; encoded by the coding sequence ATGACAAAACAGGCCGGTGTTTTGAACCCCGGAGATCTGGAGATGGTTGTGCAGGAAACAGCGCCGTCCCGTGGTGGGTTGCGTCTTGGGGCTCTGACAGCCTTGGTCGTTGGTTCGATGATTGGCGGCGGTATTTTTGCGTTGCCGCAGAACACGGCTAGCAGTGCTGCGCCTGGTGCCATGCTGATTGGCTGGACAATCAGCGCCTTGGGCATGCTTGCCCTTGCTTGGGTTTTCCGTCTTCTTGCAGATCGCAGAGCTGACTTGGACGGGGGCATCTATGCCTATGCCAAGGCCGGGTTTGGTAACTATGTTGGTTTCTTGTCAGCTTGGGGGTACTGGATCAGCGCTTGGATCGGGACAACCAGCTACCTTGTTTTGTTGCTCAGTACGCTGGGGTATTTCCTTCCTGTTTTTGGGGATGGTAACACCCTGTGGGCTGTGATTGCAGCCTCTGCACTGCTTTGGACCGTGCATGCCATGGTGCTGCGCGGCATTACCGGTGCCGTTCTTGCCAACCAGGTTGCAACGGTTGCCAAGGTTATCCCCTTGATCCTGTTTGTCATCATTTCTGCCACGGCCTTCCAGATGGATATCTTTACAGCGGATATCTGGGGTGCTGGCAGCACGGATCTGGGCAGTGTTATGGACCAAGTTCGTAATATGATGCTGATTACGGTCTGGGTTTTTATCGGCATCGAAGGGGCTGGTGTCTACTCGGCCCGTGCCCGGCGGCGTTCCGATGTCGGCAAGGCGACGGTTCTGGGGTTCCTTGGGGTTATGGTCTTGCTGGTTTCTGTCAATGTGCTGTCTATGGGCATCATGTCCAGAGCGGAACTGGCGGGACTCAAGGATCCTTCCATGGCATATGTTCTGGAGAGTGTTGTCGGTCCTTGGGGAGCCGTTCTGGTCAGTGCCGGACTGGTGATTTCCCTGCTGGGCGGATTGCTGGCTTGGATGCTGTTGTGTACCGAGATTTTGTTCTCGGCATCAAAGGGCATGAGTATGCCGGCTTTCTTGCGTCAGGAGAATGCAAACCGGGTTCCTGCCAAGGCCCTGTTCTTGTCCAATGCCATGATCCAGATTTTTCTGGTCCTGACTCTGTTCAATGAATCAACGTATCTAGCCTTGGCCTCCCTTGGCACCTCCATGATTCTGGTGCCTTATCTGTTGTCTGCTGTTTTTGCCTTGCGCTGCGGTATGCGCGGTGAGTTGTACGGACACGGTATTGCTGGTCGCCGGCGTGCGATGTGTGTGACAGGCTTGGCTGCCCTGTATAGTCTTTGGCTGCTGTATGCTGCCGGTGTTGACTATCTGCTTTTGTCTGCTCTTCTGTATACGCCGGGCATTGTCCTTTATGTGCAGGCCAGAAGAGAGCTGTGTGAACCGGTCTTCAGGCGTCGGGAGGGTGTGCTCTTTTCTCTTCTGTTGGCCGGTGCTGTTGTTGCGGGGTGGATGCTTTACGCCGGTTATCTCAGTCTCTGA